A part of Paenibacillus sp. IHBB 10380 genomic DNA contains:
- the glgA gene encoding glycogen synthase GlgA, which translates to MKVLFAAAESTPFIKTGGLADVIGALPKALKQSGEDICVILPKYRGIPSEYSDAMSYVGEVNVQVGWRSQYCGIKILTHEDIPIYFIDNEYYFGRDAVYGFMDDGERFAFFNRAVIEVLRVIDFKADVVHCHDWHTAMIPLLLEAQYRHDAFYHDMRTVLTIHNLLYQGVFPYEVMWDLFGLNNDYYMGVEYYGNMNFMKAGISYSDHVTTVSPTYAKEIQTSYYGNGLDGLLSSLGDKLSGIVNGIDTKSYNPNQDPHIYVKYRSNLAKKKKNKVELQRELNLPVKPDIPMIAMVTRLVEMKGLDLVIRVLDELIQNEDIQVIILGTGDYAYEDWFREAAYRYPDQVSAQIQFSEALSRKIYAASDLFLMPSKFEPCGISQLLALRYGSIPIVRETGGLNDTVHAYNEFTSKGNGFSFEAYNAHDMIHTIRRAVSFYYQPEHWRQITKNAFNGEYSWDISAREYTDIYHKITTF; encoded by the coding sequence ATGAAAGTATTGTTCGCAGCAGCGGAGTCTACCCCTTTTATCAAAACAGGTGGATTGGCTGACGTTATAGGAGCGCTTCCCAAAGCTCTTAAGCAGAGCGGTGAGGATATATGTGTAATTCTGCCTAAGTATCGTGGGATTCCAAGTGAATATAGTGATGCTATGAGTTATGTGGGTGAAGTGAATGTGCAGGTGGGTTGGAGAAGTCAATATTGTGGGATTAAGATTTTAACTCATGAGGACATTCCCATCTACTTTATCGATAATGAATATTACTTTGGGCGTGATGCAGTATACGGATTTATGGACGACGGAGAAAGGTTTGCCTTCTTTAACCGTGCTGTTATAGAGGTTTTACGCGTTATTGACTTCAAAGCAGATGTGGTTCATTGCCACGATTGGCATACAGCTATGATTCCGCTGCTTCTTGAGGCTCAATACCGGCATGATGCTTTTTATCACGATATGAGAACCGTATTAACGATCCATAACTTATTGTATCAAGGTGTCTTTCCTTATGAGGTAATGTGGGACTTATTCGGTTTGAATAATGATTATTACATGGGAGTAGAATATTATGGCAATATGAACTTCATGAAAGCAGGGATTTCCTACTCAGACCATGTAACTACCGTGAGTCCCACGTATGCAAAGGAAATTCAAACGTCGTATTATGGGAATGGTCTGGATGGATTACTGTCATCACTTGGAGACAAGTTAAGCGGGATTGTAAATGGTATTGATACTAAGAGCTATAATCCAAATCAAGATCCTCACATTTATGTGAAATATAGATCTAATTTGGCTAAAAAGAAAAAAAATAAGGTGGAGCTTCAACGTGAATTAAACCTTCCTGTCAAGCCGGATATTCCCATGATTGCAATGGTTACGCGTCTCGTCGAGATGAAGGGATTAGATCTAGTGATCAGAGTTCTTGATGAACTAATCCAGAATGAGGACATACAGGTGATTATATTGGGTACTGGGGATTATGCATATGAAGATTGGTTCCGTGAAGCTGCTTATCGTTATCCAGATCAAGTGTCAGCCCAAATTCAATTTAGTGAAGCTCTGTCACGCAAAATATATGCAGCCAGTGATTTGTTCCTTATGCCTTCAAAATTTGAACCTTGTGGAATTAGTCAGCTATTGGCACTGCGCTATGGTAGTATCCCAATTGTACGCGAAACAGGTGGTTTGAACGACACTGTGCATGCTTATAATGAGTTTACAAGCAAAGGCAATGGCTTCTCGTTCGAAGCCTATAATGCTCATGATATGATACATACTATTAGAAGGGCCGTATCGTTCTATTATCAGCCAGAACATTGGCGTCAAATTACGAAGAATGCCTTCAACGGGGAGTATAGCTGGGATATTTCAGCTAGGGAATATACGGACATATATCATAAAATAACGACGTTCTGA
- a CDS encoding alpha-glycosidase, translating to MLLEALYHVPRGKWAYAYNCSTIHLRVRSKRDDVDSVVAMTGDKYDWASTYFEITMEKAASDEMFDYWEASVRPKYKRLSYVYRVSAGSETIYMLDNGIYYECPQPTGSYYEFPYIHEIDVFKVPDWAKEAVFYQIMPERFANGDPSNDPPNTEPWGGRPKLNNFFGGDLQGVLDHLDDLVKLGINAIYFTPLFLSPSNHKYDIVDYKQVDPQFGDNALLKKVVKNCHSRGIRVMLDAVFNHCSEQFPPFQDVVLHGEQSKYVDWFHVNQFPARVNNGIASYDTFGFYGNMPKFNTANPEVKQYLLDVAEYWIKEIKLDGWRLDVANEVDNHFWRDFRKVVKNANPEAYIVGEVWSDSLTWLVGDMFDSVMNYPFADKVLQFFNGGMDGITFANRVGSILMRYPQQTNEVVFNMLCSHDTDRLLNRVGNDKRKLKLSVVFLFTFMGTPCIFYGDEIGLTGGDDPDCRQCMQWDHDKQDRELYDFYKLMIALRKQNGALREGHFRFLKADSNDGRIVYERADEKIHFTIWMNNTEESQTLSHPMVTRDWKDALTGDHVEPKDGIMNIHLDPYGYRILYRNLIS from the coding sequence ATGCTGTTAGAAGCCTTGTATCACGTCCCTCGGGGTAAATGGGCATATGCTTATAATTGTTCCACGATCCATCTGCGTGTACGTTCCAAAAGAGATGATGTCGACTCTGTCGTTGCCATGACTGGTGATAAATACGATTGGGCTTCTACTTATTTCGAAATTACGATGGAAAAAGCCGCTTCTGACGAAATGTTTGATTATTGGGAGGCATCCGTTCGACCTAAATATAAAAGATTAAGTTATGTATATAGAGTAAGTGCTGGAAGTGAAACGATCTACATGTTAGATAATGGTATCTATTATGAATGTCCTCAGCCCACTGGATCTTACTATGAGTTTCCTTACATACACGAGATTGATGTCTTTAAAGTTCCTGACTGGGCAAAAGAAGCCGTTTTCTACCAAATCATGCCTGAACGATTCGCCAATGGCGACCCAAGTAACGATCCTCCGAATACGGAACCCTGGGGTGGCAGACCTAAGTTAAATAATTTCTTTGGGGGAGATCTTCAAGGGGTATTAGATCATCTTGATGATCTGGTTAAGCTAGGAATTAACGCGATCTATTTCACTCCACTCTTCCTCTCTCCTTCCAATCATAAATATGACATTGTGGATTATAAACAAGTAGATCCGCAGTTCGGTGATAATGCTCTCCTAAAAAAAGTAGTGAAGAACTGTCATTCACGAGGCATTCGAGTCATGCTTGATGCTGTATTCAATCATTGTAGTGAGCAATTCCCACCCTTCCAGGATGTAGTGCTACATGGTGAGCAGTCTAAATATGTGGATTGGTTCCATGTAAACCAATTTCCTGCCCGAGTAAACAATGGCATAGCTAGCTACGATACGTTCGGATTCTATGGGAATATGCCTAAATTTAACACAGCCAACCCTGAAGTGAAGCAATACTTACTTGATGTCGCTGAATATTGGATTAAAGAAATCAAGCTAGATGGATGGCGACTTGATGTAGCTAACGAAGTGGATAATCATTTCTGGCGAGACTTTCGTAAGGTAGTGAAAAACGCTAATCCCGAAGCCTATATCGTTGGAGAAGTCTGGAGTGACTCACTGACTTGGTTAGTTGGAGATATGTTCGACTCCGTTATGAATTACCCCTTCGCAGATAAGGTACTTCAATTCTTCAATGGCGGTATGGACGGTATTACTTTTGCCAATCGTGTGGGTTCCATCCTCATGCGTTATCCTCAACAGACCAATGAGGTTGTATTCAACATGTTATGTAGTCATGATACAGACAGACTGTTAAATCGAGTTGGTAATGACAAGCGCAAACTAAAATTATCTGTTGTTTTCTTATTTACATTCATGGGAACCCCTTGTATTTTCTATGGTGATGAGATTGGATTAACTGGGGGCGACGATCCAGACTGTCGTCAATGCATGCAGTGGGATCATGATAAACAAGATCGCGAATTATATGATTTCTACAAGCTTATGATTGCACTACGTAAGCAGAATGGCGCATTACGTGAAGGTCACTTCAGGTTCTTAAAAGCAGACTCCAATGATGGTCGAATTGTATATGAACGAGCTGATGAGAAAATCCACTTTACGATATGGATGAATAACACAGAAGAATCACAGACTTTATCTCACCCCATGGTTACACGTGATTGGAAGGACGCTCTGACTGGAGATCATGTGGAGCCTAAAGATGGCATCATGAATATTCATCTTGATCCCTATGGTTACCGGATCTTGTATCGCAATCTAATTTCATAA
- a CDS encoding M20 family metallopeptidase gives MKDKSQIEQTIDQYASRFKDISLYIGANPELGNEEFLASAKLKEELAYHGFSVEAPILGLETAFIGTYVATKPGPTIALLCEYDALADLGHACGHHLICMMSLGAAIGLKSVIDDIGGTIKVFGTPAEETSGAKVPMTAAGLFDSCDIALMTHPFYAYEKSGKSLAIDAIQFEFFGKASHAAASPHEGVNALDAVIQTFNGINAYRQQVRSSVRIHGIINNGGQAANIIPDYASAQFYVRASSRKEVDILTNRVKQIAQGAALQTGCRIEISNYETSYDEMNTNEKLSDVFTSNLIDLGIHPDEIQIGNDHGSMDIGNISLCCPAIHPYIKVIDQKHALHTNEFRDLAMQDLALDGMLLAAKALAGTAYDVITDPELLEQIRSEFHGREQE, from the coding sequence TTGAAAGACAAATCCCAAATCGAACAAACAATTGACCAATATGCTTCCCGTTTCAAGGATATTTCATTATATATTGGAGCAAACCCTGAACTTGGAAACGAGGAGTTTCTTGCGTCGGCTAAACTCAAGGAAGAACTTGCTTACCATGGTTTTAGTGTTGAAGCTCCTATCCTAGGACTTGAAACAGCTTTTATTGGTACCTATGTTGCTACCAAACCTGGCCCCACTATAGCTTTATTATGTGAATACGATGCACTTGCTGATCTTGGACATGCTTGTGGTCATCACCTGATCTGTATGATGAGCCTCGGAGCCGCCATCGGCCTGAAATCTGTCATCGACGACATTGGCGGAACCATTAAGGTATTCGGCACTCCAGCAGAAGAGACATCCGGTGCTAAAGTACCTATGACGGCTGCGGGTCTTTTTGACTCATGTGATATCGCTTTGATGACCCATCCCTTCTATGCCTATGAGAAATCTGGAAAGTCGCTAGCCATAGATGCTATACAATTCGAATTTTTCGGTAAGGCCTCTCATGCGGCTGCAAGTCCTCACGAAGGTGTAAATGCACTTGATGCTGTCATTCAGACCTTTAATGGTATTAACGCTTATCGTCAGCAAGTAAGAAGCAGTGTTCGTATTCATGGAATCATCAATAACGGAGGGCAAGCGGCTAACATCATTCCTGATTATGCCTCCGCTCAATTCTATGTACGTGCTTCTTCCCGTAAAGAAGTAGATATTCTTACGAATCGAGTTAAACAGATCGCCCAAGGAGCTGCACTACAAACAGGTTGTCGTATAGAAATATCCAACTATGAAACCTCCTATGATGAAATGAATACAAACGAGAAGCTTTCGGATGTATTTACGTCTAACCTAATCGATCTAGGTATTCATCCGGATGAAATACAGATTGGGAATGACCATGGATCGATGGATATTGGAAATATATCCTTATGTTGCCCTGCTATTCATCCTTACATTAAAGTTATCGATCAGAAACATGCGCTTCACACGAATGAATTCCGTGATCTAGCCATGCAAGATCTCGCCCTAGATGGCATGCTTCTAGCTGCTAAAGCACTAGCTGGAACTGCCTACGATGTCATTACTGATCCAGAATTATTGGAACAAATTCGCTCTGAATTTCATGGACGCGAACAAGAATAA
- a CDS encoding ABC transporter substrate-binding protein/permease — MKKMVRLIVFLVTIVIFLTAGVPTTNIVSATAGEPVTNKKLILGTSAEFAPYEFHKTINGKDQIVGFDIAIAKEIATDMGAELVIEDMGFDSLLSALQSGRVDLVISGLTPTDERRKSIDFSNNYYQSHQVIVVRAKDQDKYPTMKELENEKIGAQKGSIQEEIGLSIVGAQLTSLDRIPDLMMQLQTNRVNAVILEDTVAIGYLDSDTVLAGAVPEDSEAQAAIGIRKGNEALLNTVNDTLARLTQDGEIDRMVKEASLLAADIEGQSGGNIFSTFWKYRSYYAMGIGYTLLLSALGVLFGFIIGLFIALMRMNDLRIVKWLGTTYVEILRGTPMLVQLMIIHYGLALTLGINLSPLQSGVITLSINSSAYLAEIFRAGIQGVDRGQMEAARSLGMNQGAAMRHIILPQAFKSILPAIGNEFITIIKESSIVSVIGMAEIMYQAQVIKNITYQGLSPFIIAAAIYFVMTFTLSKLLGIVERKLSASDKR; from the coding sequence TTGAAGAAAATGGTTCGTCTTATCGTATTTCTGGTTACGATCGTCATATTCCTTACTGCTGGTGTTCCTACGACGAACATCGTAAGCGCCACAGCCGGAGAACCGGTTACGAATAAAAAGCTCATTCTTGGAACAAGCGCCGAATTTGCGCCTTATGAATTTCACAAAACAATAAATGGCAAAGACCAAATTGTAGGTTTTGATATTGCTATTGCCAAAGAGATTGCAACGGACATGGGTGCCGAGTTAGTCATTGAGGATATGGGGTTTGATAGTCTGTTATCGGCGCTCCAAAGTGGGCGTGTGGATCTCGTTATTTCGGGATTAACACCTACAGATGAGCGTCGTAAAAGTATAGATTTCTCCAATAACTATTATCAGTCTCATCAAGTAATCGTGGTTAGAGCTAAGGATCAGGATAAGTATCCTACGATGAAAGAGCTTGAAAACGAGAAGATTGGTGCACAAAAAGGATCGATCCAAGAAGAGATTGGTTTATCTATTGTAGGGGCACAGCTAACCTCATTGGACAGAATTCCAGATCTGATGATGCAATTGCAAACGAATCGTGTGAATGCGGTTATTTTGGAGGACACAGTAGCCATAGGTTATCTGGATTCCGACACGGTACTTGCTGGAGCCGTTCCCGAGGATTCTGAAGCACAGGCAGCCATTGGTATTCGCAAAGGAAATGAAGCACTTCTGAATACCGTTAATGATACGCTTGCCAGATTAACTCAAGATGGTGAGATTGACCGGATGGTTAAAGAGGCAAGTCTTCTAGCCGCTGATATAGAAGGGCAATCAGGAGGCAATATATTCTCAACCTTTTGGAAATATCGTAGTTATTATGCTATGGGTATAGGATATACGTTATTACTATCTGCCCTAGGTGTTCTGTTCGGGTTCATTATTGGATTATTCATCGCTCTGATGCGTATGAATGACTTACGTATCGTGAAATGGCTAGGAACGACTTATGTTGAGATTCTGAGAGGTACACCGATGCTCGTGCAACTCATGATCATTCACTATGGTCTGGCATTGACACTTGGCATTAATTTATCACCACTGCAATCAGGTGTTATTACATTATCCATTAACAGTTCAGCTTATCTCGCTGAAATTTTCAGAGCAGGTATTCAAGGGGTGGACCGTGGCCAAATGGAAGCGGCTCGCTCGCTTGGGATGAATCAAGGCGCTGCTATGCGTCATATCATTTTACCGCAAGCTTTTAAATCCATTCTGCCCGCGATCGGAAATGAATTTATTACTATCATTAAAGAATCGTCCATTGTCTCCGTTATAGGTATGGCAGAAATTATGTATCAGGCACAAGTTATCAAGAATATTACGTATCAAGGTCTTAGTCCATTTATTATTGCCGCAGCTATTTATTTCGTCATGACGTTTACCCTGTCTAAGCTGCTAGGTATTGTAGAAAGGAAGTTGAGTGCTAGTGATAAACGTTAA
- a CDS encoding amino acid ABC transporter ATP-binding protein encodes MINVKDLHKSFGKLEILKGIDIEISKGEVVVVIGPSGSGKSTFLRCLNLLEQPTSGEILFEGASITAPKHNINATREKMGMVFQQFNLFPHKTVGQNIALAPQTVKKQSASEADKVVQDLLRTVGLADKKDVYPNQLSGGQKQRVAIARALAMKPHVMLFDEPTSALDPEMVGEVLEVMKKLADDGMTMVIVTHEMGFAREVGDRIIFMDGGTIIEQGVPAELFGNPKHVRTQDFLSKVL; translated from the coding sequence GTGATAAACGTTAAGGATCTTCATAAATCGTTCGGTAAATTAGAAATTCTTAAAGGCATTGATATCGAGATTAGCAAAGGTGAGGTTGTAGTCGTGATTGGACCTTCAGGTTCAGGTAAGAGTACCTTTCTGAGATGTCTGAATCTGCTTGAACAGCCAACGTCAGGTGAAATATTGTTTGAAGGGGCGTCCATAACAGCTCCTAAGCACAACATTAATGCAACACGTGAGAAAATGGGGATGGTGTTCCAGCAATTTAACCTCTTTCCTCATAAGACCGTAGGTCAGAATATCGCACTTGCACCACAAACGGTGAAGAAACAGTCTGCATCTGAAGCGGATAAGGTCGTTCAAGACTTATTACGTACGGTCGGATTAGCAGATAAGAAGGATGTTTATCCAAATCAATTATCTGGCGGACAGAAACAACGGGTGGCGATTGCACGTGCGTTGGCGATGAAGCCACATGTGATGCTATTTGATGAACCGACCTCTGCACTGGATCCGGAAATGGTCGGGGAAGTGTTAGAGGTGATGAAGAAGCTAGCTGACGATGGGATGACGATGGTGATCGTTACTCACGAGATGGGTTTTGCACGTGAGGTAGGGGATCGGATTATATTCATGGATGGCGGCACAATTATAGAGCAGGGTGTTCCAGCCGAACTTTTCGGGAATCCAAAGCATGTACGAACTCAGGATTTCCTAAGCAAAGTACTGTAA
- a CDS encoding helix-turn-helix domain-containing protein: MKQTTIRAELEDYLKRKGTTINQFAVMAGVNSGTISNIINGNRPIAMQQLDRITDGMGLPQGNFYDLYVDECFIHSNPNWRRIRPFLYRCTELNKLECIRRVAGMMMENLSYSTVLFDTAEAFFKQGKNAAAVLLYESVAESEKYQHSERLALCQYRLFTLALGDDQDANLRASVQFEGYVDRLDEVDQLDALKALANIYISLRRWEKVDRYAKGMGRKATIQYTNRYGQVKKDKFQKEPAMPLFSYILYSHVLCSSVCDERGDYVQALHYVSLYSEMSWVKEDTQEAQKLMKQCKGWAKANTYLYRLLMGDIEVLPEYVTYIEQQEEEILPALFKIIQAANRYQFNVDDVLLRFEKGISSYRDLEGEVGTYNRQVIADRYAHFMAEVASYYFSRKKYDMGTSCILESLLSSVKIYSESCVIRCVGLFEQFRHAISLEAQKEYQNLISEVRKHYEKKNGFVIGNV; encoded by the coding sequence ATGAAGCAGACGACCATTCGTGCAGAGCTGGAGGACTATCTAAAGAGGAAAGGTACAACGATTAACCAGTTTGCAGTAATGGCCGGAGTTAATTCGGGAACGATCAGTAATATTATCAATGGGAATCGTCCTATTGCGATGCAGCAACTAGACCGTATCACTGATGGCATGGGGCTCCCTCAAGGTAACTTCTATGATTTATATGTAGATGAGTGCTTCATACACTCTAACCCTAATTGGCGGCGTATTCGTCCATTTTTATATCGTTGTACAGAGCTGAACAAGCTGGAATGTATTCGGCGGGTTGCAGGGATGATGATGGAGAATTTATCTTATTCTACCGTATTATTTGATACAGCAGAAGCATTCTTTAAGCAAGGGAAGAACGCAGCCGCTGTGCTACTGTATGAGAGTGTGGCTGAAAGTGAAAAGTACCAGCATTCGGAGCGATTGGCTCTTTGTCAGTATCGCTTGTTTACTCTTGCATTGGGTGATGATCAGGATGCGAATTTACGAGCTTCTGTGCAATTTGAAGGTTATGTTGATCGGCTCGATGAAGTAGACCAGCTCGATGCGCTGAAGGCTTTAGCAAATATATATATTTCTTTGCGCCGATGGGAAAAGGTAGATAGATACGCCAAGGGAATGGGACGTAAAGCTACTATTCAATATACAAACAGATATGGGCAGGTGAAGAAAGACAAATTTCAAAAGGAACCGGCCATGCCATTGTTTTCATATATACTATATTCACATGTACTATGTTCATCCGTTTGTGATGAGCGAGGAGATTATGTCCAAGCGTTACATTACGTTTCTCTCTACTCGGAAATGAGTTGGGTAAAAGAAGATACACAGGAAGCACAAAAGCTAATGAAACAATGTAAAGGTTGGGCGAAGGCAAATACCTATCTCTACAGGCTCCTAATGGGGGATATCGAAGTGCTTCCGGAATATGTGACGTATATTGAACAACAGGAAGAGGAAATCCTTCCAGCGTTATTTAAGATCATTCAAGCTGCCAATCGCTATCAGTTTAATGTCGATGATGTACTGTTGCGTTTTGAAAAAGGTATTTCTTCGTATAGAGATCTAGAGGGGGAAGTAGGGACCTACAACCGGCAAGTCATAGCGGATCGTTACGCTCACTTTATGGCCGAGGTGGCTTCCTATTATTTCAGCAGGAAAAAATATGATATGGGTACAAGTTGTATATTAGAAAGTTTGTTATCCTCTGTTAAAATTTATAGCGAGTCATGTGTTATTAGGTGTGTCGGTTTGTTTGAACAATTCAGACATGCTATATCCCTTGAAGCGCAAAAGGAATATCAAAATTTGATAAGTGAGGTGCGGAAACACTATGAGAAGAAAAATGGTTTTGTTATTGGCAACGTTTAG
- a CDS encoding aspartyl-phosphate phosphatase Spo0E family protein: MKKPEVILERIDVARSKLYQMEKKHGGFLHPNVIKQSMRLDELINKYNRFYLKTKN; this comes from the coding sequence ATGAAGAAACCGGAAGTTATCCTAGAGAGAATAGATGTTGCTAGATCAAAACTTTATCAGATGGAAAAGAAGCATGGTGGATTTCTACACCCAAATGTGATTAAACAATCTATGAGATTAGATGAATTAATCAATAAGTACAACAGGTTTTACTTGAAAACCAAAAATTGA
- a CDS encoding Ppx/GppA phosphatase family protein, producing the protein MIVKPYRIGIIDIGSNSIRLVIYDTTPEGGYKVVKEIKQAARLSEKISAQGRLEEKELWSIIPILKQFKQVCTTFEVEQIRAGATAAIRNAPNANEIIEFLSRESAIDIKIITGEEEAYFGFLGVINSFDIQDGFVVDIGGGSTEITLFQNRRYQNSISLPFGAVNTNVKYGNNGNWDEEQIHELRTHVLEKLQQISWMKSRPDLPVFGLGGTIRSLGKIDQKNRHYTMPNSHNYVMDTEQVNHMYEMLPSIPFEKRKHVDGLSKSRADIIVSGLIIFHTVYHYIQANRCLISGEGLREGMLHDLIDPEGAVKPSALEYSIKTLLTFEAEVSRKHLNHVYGLVQVLYEALQDGRQQEEHQKLLYVSSMLYRIGGHINYYQYNRHTQYWLMNASIRGLTHREIILCALIASYNTKSRKQKLSQKHKDILLTSDEEWIHKLGSLVQLGIALDQSETQAVQSIQANLNDKTLYLTVVSDGETWIEREEIESAMKVFKSAWDLKMRIDYSSIF; encoded by the coding sequence ATGATCGTTAAGCCATACCGGATCGGTATTATCGATATCGGTTCCAATTCCATTCGATTAGTTATTTATGATACGACCCCCGAAGGGGGCTACAAAGTGGTTAAGGAAATAAAACAGGCTGCTCGATTAAGTGAAAAGATTAGTGCTCAGGGTAGACTGGAAGAAAAGGAACTATGGTCAATCATTCCGATTCTCAAACAGTTTAAACAGGTCTGTACCACATTTGAAGTTGAACAGATTCGTGCGGGTGCGACAGCTGCGATTCGCAATGCACCTAATGCTAATGAAATCATTGAATTTCTCTCTAGAGAGTCAGCGATTGATATTAAGATCATTACGGGCGAAGAAGAGGCATATTTCGGATTTCTAGGGGTTATTAACTCTTTTGACATTCAGGATGGCTTTGTTGTTGATATAGGTGGAGGGAGTACAGAAATCACCCTGTTTCAAAATCGTAGATACCAGAATAGCATTTCTTTACCTTTTGGAGCTGTCAATACGAACGTTAAGTATGGTAATAATGGGAACTGGGACGAGGAACAAATTCATGAGCTACGCACTCATGTACTGGAGAAACTTCAACAAATTAGTTGGATGAAGTCAAGACCAGATTTACCTGTGTTTGGTTTGGGTGGAACGATTCGATCGTTGGGTAAAATCGATCAAAAGAATCGTCATTATACGATGCCTAATTCTCATAACTATGTGATGGATACGGAACAAGTAAATCATATGTATGAGATGCTTCCCAGCATTCCGTTCGAGAAACGTAAGCATGTGGATGGACTTTCTAAGAGTAGAGCGGACATTATCGTCTCGGGGCTAATCATATTTCATACCGTATATCATTATATTCAGGCGAATCGATGTCTCATTAGTGGAGAGGGACTTCGCGAAGGTATGTTGCATGATTTGATAGATCCTGAGGGAGCGGTGAAGCCTAGCGCATTGGAGTACAGTATTAAGACCTTACTGACCTTTGAAGCAGAAGTGTCACGGAAGCATTTGAATCATGTATATGGGCTTGTACAAGTGCTATATGAAGCGCTTCAGGATGGAAGACAGCAGGAGGAACACCAGAAGCTGTTATATGTCTCATCGATGTTATATCGTATTGGAGGACACATTAATTATTATCAATATAATCGGCATACACAGTATTGGCTGATGAATGCTTCAATTAGAGGTCTAACCCATCGAGAGATTATTCTATGTGCGTTAATTGCTTCTTATAATACAAAAAGTCGGAAGCAGAAATTATCCCAAAAACATAAGGATATATTGCTAACTTCCGACGAGGAATGGATTCATAAGTTAGGATCATTGGTGCAACTTGGTATTGCTCTAGATCAGAGTGAGACACAAGCTGTTCAATCCATTCAAGCTAATCTTAACGACAAAACCTTATATCTTACCGTTGTTAGTGATGGGGAGACATGGATTGAACGAGAAGAAATAGAAAGTGCCATGAAAGTGTTCAAGAGTGCATGGGACCTGAAAATGAGAATTGATTACTCTTCCATTTTTTAA